Proteins encoded together in one Lathyrus oleraceus cultivar Zhongwan6 chromosome 5, CAAS_Psat_ZW6_1.0, whole genome shotgun sequence window:
- the LOC127079155 gene encoding uncharacterized protein LOC127079155, whose protein sequence is MGARLEQQPIRWEVPEEQPRRVIMVNRDQDAYEVIHRVRRENMMENDLTTMIERIMAQNSLNTGLRRTNYSSPLSEYVLQTELPRGCKIPKFTKFSGDTSESTIEHIARYMTEAEDLANSKNLRMKYFPSSLTKNAFTWFTTLPPNSIDAWPQLESLFHEQFYMGQTKISLKELANIKRKFTEPIDDYLNRFRLLKSRCFTIVPEHELVEMAAGGLDYSIRKRLDTQHLRDMAQLADRVRQVEHLKYEKARANKNYKKERVAYVEFEDGESEIAKDPYGLEEFEVDLDELKEAPPYACKLLTHSNGRNPVETKKNDRFPKKTYTFDVTKCDEIFDLLVKDGQMIVPPNTKIPPDLIQNAIRDGRLKFADKGKNQMKVDTDPLNIAETNYVEPVEINMIDVGEVEALKATRTGGYTLDGKQASDGLSNDVSFGIFVKSK, encoded by the exons ATGGGGGCAAGATTGGAACAACAGCCAATTCGATGGGAAGTCCCTGAAGAACAACCTAGGAGAGTGATAATGGTTAATAGAGACCAGGATGCATACGAAGTAATTCATAGGGTTAGGCGGGAAAACATGATGGAAAATGACTTAACCACTATGATAGAGAGAATCATGGCCCAGAATAGTCTGAATACAGGACTTCGACGGACAAATTATTCGTCTCCTTTATCAGAATATGTCCTGCAAACAGAATTACCAAGGGGTTGTAAAatccctaagttcaccaaattctcagggGATACTAGTGAATCCACTATAGAGCACATAGCCAGATACATGACTGAGGCAGAGGATTTGGCGAACAGTAAGAACCTAAGGATGaaatatttccctagttcttTAACAAAGAACGCCTTCACGTGGTTTACAACTTTGCCACCAAATTCCATAGATGCTTGGCCCCAGTTAGAAAGTTTGtttcatgaacaattctacatgggccAAACTAAGATAAGTCTTAAGGAATTAGCCAACATCAAAAGAAAATTCACCGAACCTATAGATGATTATCTGAATAGGTTCCGTTTGTTGAAATCTAGATGCTTTACAATAGTGCCTGAACacgagttggtcgaaatggccgctggAGGTTTAGACTATTCCATCAGGAAAAGGTTAGATACCCAGCATCTAAGAGACATGGCCCAATTAGCAGATAGGGTTCGACAGGTCGAACACTTAAAATATGAAAAGGCTAGAGCGAATAAGAATTATAAGAAAGAGAGGGTTGCTTATGTCGAATTCGAAGACGGAGAGTCTGAAATCGCTAAAGATCCTTATGGTCTTGAGGAATTCGAAGTAGATTTGGATGAATTAAAAGAAGCACCACCCTATGCCTGCAAATTGCTTACACATTCGAATGGCAGAAACCCTGTCGAAACTAAAAAGAATGATAGATTTCCCAAAAAGACTTACACATTTGATGTTACCAAATGTGACGAGATCTTCGATTTATTAGTAAAAGATGGCCAAATGATAGTGCCTCCTAATACCAAAATTCCTCC GGATCTTATTCAGAATGCAATCAGGGATGGCCGCCTCAAGTTCGCTGACAAAGGGAAAAACCAGATGAAGGTTGATACTGATCCCCTCAACATTGCTGAGACAAACTATGTTGAACCCGTCGAAATCAACATGATTGACGTAGGGGAAGTGGAGGCTTTAAAAGCAACAAGAACTGGAGGCTATACACTGGATGGAAAGCAGGCTTCTGATGGCCTAAGTAACGATGTTTCCTTTGGAATCTTTGTCAAAAGTAAATAG